A genomic segment from Etheostoma spectabile isolate EspeVRDwgs_2016 chromosome 11, UIUC_Espe_1.0, whole genome shotgun sequence encodes:
- the rab20 gene encoding ras-related protein Rab-20 yields MPELSKMKKPDVKVVLLGDMNVGKTSLLHRYMERKFRDTISTVGGAFFLKQWGPYNISIWDTAGREQFHGLGSMYCRGAAAVILTYDVTNWQSLAELEERFLSLTDTANHDCIYMVVGNKADLTDSKALLSQDSDLASECEDKRTEPQLLSACPTPPASPTSFSGITLHKQVNLEDAVAFYGRILRYKGLEEKSSLPAEKMCFETSAKTGYNVDTLFEALFDLVLPSILRKRNENQESPTVDLEECRGAGNKRARSACC; encoded by the exons ATGCCCGAGCTGTCGAAGATGAAGAAGCCCGACGTCAAGGTTGTTCTCCTGGGAGACATGAACGTGGGGAAGACGTCGCTGCTCCACAGGTACATGGAGAGAAAGTTCAGAGACACCATCAGCACCGTTGGAGGGGCATTTTTCCTCAAACAGTGGGGACCTTACAATATCTCAATATGGGACACTGCCG gTCGTGAACAGTTCCACGGGTTGGGTTCAATGTACTGTCGAGGTGCAGCCGCTGTCATCCTCACTTATGACGTCACCAACTGGCAGAGCCTAGCTGAACTGGAGGAGCGCTTCCTGTCCCTGACTGATACTGCTAACCATGACTGCATTTACATGGTAGTGGGCAACAAGGCTGATCTCACAGACTCTAAAGCCCTGCTGTCCCAGGACTCAGATTTGGCGTCTGAGTGTGAGGACAAGAGGACAGAACCACAACTGTTATCTGCTTGCCCCACACCCCCGGCATCCCCTACTTCCTTTTCTGGGATAACACTACACAAACAGGTCAACCTTGAGGATGCAGTGGCTTTTTATGGGAGAATACTACGCTACAAGGGCCTTGAGGAAAAGAGCAGCCTGCCTGCAGAGAAGATGTGCTTTGAGACCAGTGCCAAGACGGGCTACAATGTGGACACTCTATTTGAGGCATTGTTTGATCTGGTGCTGCCTTCCATCCTAAGGAAGAGAAACGAGAACCAGGAGTCTCCTACAGTGGACCTGGAGGAGTGCAGAGGGGCCGGCAACAAGCGGGCCAGATCTGCCTGCTGCTAG